Within the Nitrospirota bacterium genome, the region AAAAGCCTCTATAGTTTCCTCTGTTACCGCTTTGCCTGAAAAAAGCGTCTCAACGTCCATAAAAAGCGCTTCTCGCGTCTTTTTAAGGCCAGTCTTTAGCGAATCAACGAATCCCATTATATCCTATCCCTTTCAGCCCTTTAACACCGAGGCAATGTCTTCACGATTTATACCTTTTAGTACCTTTACAGTTCCGATTTTTTCTGGCAATACAAATTTCAGGTTCCCGCTCTCTGCCTTCTTATCATAACTCATCGCATTCAGCAGCGAATTGACACTGAGTTTCTGCGATGTAATTGTGGCGGGTAAGCCGTAACTTTCTATCAAATCCATAATGTCATAAGATTGCTTTTCATCAATAAGCCCTAATTTTACTGATAGTTTCCCCTCAAGATTCATACCTATTGCCACAGCCTCCCCATGCAGATACCTCGTGTAGCCGGTAACCGTTTCAATGGCATGGCCAATTGTGTGGCCAAAGTTTAATATCTCTCTGAGCCCTGATTCTCTCTCATCAAAAGACACCACCTCGGCCTTTATCTGGCATGAGCGCTTGATTATGTGAGTCAGTGCAGAGTCTTCTTTTCTTAGAATCTGCTCCCTGTGATTTTTTAAATAACTAAAGAAATCTTTATCTTTGATTACTCCGTACTTTATTACCTCCCCGATGCCGCTTATCGTCTCACGTTCCGGAAGGGTCTGTAGTGTATCTGTGTCTATAAGCACAAGACGAGGCTGATAAAAAGTGCCAATCATGTTTTTACCAAGATGATGATTCACTCCGGTCTTTCCGCCTACAGAGCTATCCACCTGAGCAAGAAGCGTTGTCGGTACCGCAATGTAATCGATGCCTCTCATATAAATAGAGGCGGCAAAGCCTGTCATGTCCCCAATAACACCACCGCCAAGCGCTACAAGAGCTGATTTTCTGTCAAGACCGCCTTTAAGCAACTCTGTTAAAATGTAAGACAACCAACTGAGGTCCTTAAACTCCTCACCATCAGGAATCAGCACAAAGCCCGTACTAAACCCCGCTTCTTTAAGTGAATTTATAACCCTACCGCCATACAAAGAAAAAA harbors:
- a CDS encoding 3-dehydroquinate synthase, with product MKETLCLELGPRSYEIVIAGGSIDTLGQRLSELKVGQRVFVISNPFVFSLYGGRVINSLKEAGFSTGFVLIPDGEEFKDLSWLSYILTELLKGGLDRKSALVALGGGVIGDMTGFAASIYMRGIDYIAVPTTLLAQVDSSVGGKTGVNHHLGKNMIGTFYQPRLVLIDTDTLQTLPERETISGIGEVIKYGVIKDKDFFSYLKNHREQILRKEDSALTHIIKRSCQIKAEVVSFDERESGLREILNFGHTIGHAIETVTGYTRYLHGEAVAIGMNLEGKLSVKLGLIDEKQSYDIMDLIESYGLPATITSQKLSVNSLLNAMSYDKKAESGNLKFVLPEKIGTVKVLKGINREDIASVLKG